The nucleotide window TGTTTTCCTTGTAAAGTTATCTGATGGAAGTACTACCATAGGCTATTTTGAAAACGGAAATATCGTGATTGATATTCCTCAGGCAGATGGTAAATATGCTAAAGAAGTTTTTGCAGCAAAATAATAAAAAATACCATAAACAATAAGTATAAAGGCTCTTGAAAAAGAGCCTTTAATAATATATATGCTGATGTGTTTTTCAATTTTGATAGCAGAAACATTACTTCTTAATAAAATTTCTGGTTATTTATAAAAGGTTGTGAGAATGTGATAGAATTTATAAAACAGGAAAAAATTTCATAGTATTATTGTTATTAGTTGATAATACTAATTTATGAAAAAAATATATATAATACTATTTTTAAATAAAATATTTATTTATTGGTGTATTTTGTTGACGGATTTTCTTTGTAATTAAAGAAGTGTTGTTTTTTTGTCTCATATTGATAAAATGAGAAATCATATAAAATCGGATAAGAATGATTCTGTCTTCTGTCAGAAAATTAACTATGACACTGTACAATTAGTTGGCATTAAAAAATTCCCAAATCACTTTAGCTTTACTTTTCCCCAGAATTTCTTCAAGGGTTTCCAGATTGGCTTCTTTGATGCGTTTTACAGACTTCAGTTTAGACAGAAGCAGTTCAATGGTTTTTTCTCCCACTCCGGGAATTTCTTCCAGTTCAGATTTGATGGTAGAGTTTTTCCTTCTCGTTCTGTGATGTTTTACCCCAAACCGGTGAGCCTCATCACGTACACGCTGAAGGATTTTCAGTGTTTCAGATTTTTTATCAAGGTACAATGGTATAGGATCTTCCGGGAAGAAAATCTCTTCCAGTCTTTTGGCGATGCCTACAATGGTAATTTTTCCGTAAAGTCCCAGTAATCTCAGGCTTTTTACTGCAGAAGACAGCTGTCCTTTTCCACCGTCTATAAGAATCAGCTGTGGAAGGTTTTCACCCTCATCAAGCATTCTTTTATAACGTCGATAAATGACCTCTTCCATTGTGGCAAAGTCATTAGGTCCTTCTACTGTTTTCGGATGGAAAATCCGGTAATCTGCTTTACTTGGCCTTCCGTCTTTGAAAACAACACATGCTGATACAGGGTTTGTTCCCTGGATGTTTGAGTTATCAAAACCTTCAATATGTCTTGGCTCTACAGGCATTCTAAGAAGCTTCTGCATTTCAGCCATGATTCTGTTGGTATGCCTTTCCGGATCTACAATCTGAACCTGTTTCAGTTTTTCCAGACGGTATTCTTTAGCATTCTTTTCAGAAAGCTCTACAATTCTTTTTTTGTCTCCTACTTTAGGAACAATCAGTTTTACATTAGGAATTTCCACAGACAAATGGAAAGGTAAAAGAACTTCTTTAGAATCGGAAGAAAACTTCTGACGGATTTCTATCAAAGCTTCTTCCATGATATCCTCATCAGTTTCTTCAAGGATCTTTTTGATTTCCGTAGTGAAACTCTGTATGATATTTCCGTTTCGGATTTTAAAGAAGTTAACGTAAGCGGCCGTTTCATCACTGGTCATTCCAAATACATCTACATCATCAATATTCGGGTTTACAACGGTGTTTTTAGCCTGATAATCCTCAAGAATATCCAGCCTTTCCTTAATGATCTGAGCTTCTTCGAATTTAAGATTGGAGGCCAGCTTCATCATCTGATTCACCAGATACTCCTTAGCTTTTCGGAAATCTCCTTTAATAATTCCGCGGATAGCATCTATCTTTTCATCATAATCTTCTTTGCTTTCAACGTCTTCGCACGGGCCTTCACAGTTTTTGATATGATATTCCAGACACACTTTATATTTTCCTTCTGCGATCTTGGCCGGAGAAAGATTCAGGTTACAGGTTCTGAGTTTGTAAATATGCTTAATGGTATCCAATAAAATCTTTGCAGGACGCACTTTTGCATATGGACCATAGTATTCGGATCCGTCTTTAATCACATTTCTGGTCAGGAAAATTCTTGGAAAATCTTCATTTTTAATACAGATCCATGGATAAGTCTTGTCATCTTTCAGCATGACGTTATAAAACGGCTGATGTTCCTTAATCAGATTGTTTTCCAATAGAAGAGCATCATATTCGCTGTTTACAATGGTCGTCTCCAGACGCTGGATTTTACTGACCATTATTTTGATCCTGTATCCGGAAAGATTTTTGTTGAAATAAGAGAGAACCCTCTTTTTCAGATTTTTAGCTTTCCCCACATACAATAGCTGTTCATTTTTATCATAATAACGATAAACGCCGGGTTCGGATGGTAAGGTTTTGAGCTGTAGTTCTAAAGAAGGATTCATATAACAAAATTAAGGAAACTTTCCCTATTTAAAAAAAGAAAAACCTGCAGATAATTCTACAGGCTTTTGTATGATGAATGTCTATTTTATCCGTGGCTCATTTCAGTATACTGATAGATCAGAAAGCTAAGATAATTCCATTCTACAGAGTTTTTAGGATACTTTTTCATAAATTCGGCATTGTCTCCAAACAGAAAATCATAGTTGTCTTCAAAATCATCTTTGTGAAGCCACATTACTTTATCTCCTTTTCTTACATAATAAGATTTGATAACACCACCTCCAAATGCAGGAGCGCTGGCAAAGCCTGTGGATACAGTCTCTGAAGCAAACGGATCGTGATAAACTGTAATAAGTTCATTAAATTCAGGGTTGATTACCTGCATTAAAAAGGCCTTAGGTTCCTTTTTATTTTTTAGAGAAACAATCTGGTTTTCATACGGAATTGCGTCATCAGTTACAGATTTGCTGTATTTTTTAGTACTGTAATTTCTCATATTGGAAATAAACTTTGCCGCTTTCATCGATTTTTCAGTCTCAGTTGCGTATAAGTACATTTCAGCAATATCTGCTGCTGCAAATTTCATAGGCTTTCTGGTGTCAACATCCTCAATGGTGATAGAAAGAATCTGCCCTTTTTGCTTTTCCCATGATTTACTGTAACCCTGATGCTCAGTATTATCTTTCAATATAATGGTAGAAACTTTTTTATCTGTTGCCGTATCGAAACCTTCATTAAACAGATAACGGTTCATTTCTTTTCTTTCTTCTTTAGAATATTTTACTTTCTGGGCGAAAGTGGCTGTGCTTGCTACACATAAAGCAAGGAATAGAGTTTTCATTCTCATGTATTATTGTTTTTAATTTTCGGGGCTAAAAATAGTAAATTAATTCGCTTGCTTTATAAAAATATAGAAGATTGAAATTTAGCTTTTCCAATTATTGTTAAATGCGTAATTTTAAGGAAATTTTTTAGAAATGATATACGGGGTAGATGTCTTTACATTCCATGATGTTCTGGAAATATGTAAAAAACCTAATAAAGCCAAGCTGAACAAGGCTGCCAAAGAACAAATTTTAAAATCTCAGAAAAACGTACAGAAAATAGTAGAGTCAGACCGATGTGTATATGGAATCAATACAGGTTTCGGGCCATTGTGTGATACTAAAATTTCGGCTGACGAGACCGCTCAGTTACAATATAACCTGATCATTTCTCATGCGGTGGGTGTTGGAAAGCCTATAGATAAAGAACTTTCCAAAATTATGATGATTGCTAAGGTTCATGCCCTTTCAAAAGGATTTTCAGGAGTTTCTCTGGAAGTGATTGAAAGAATGATTCTGATGCTTGAAAAAGATATCATTCCGGTAGTTCCTGAGCAGGGATCTGTAGGAGCTTCCGGAGACCTTGCTCCATTAGCGCATCTTGTATTGCCTTTACTTGGCTTAGGACAGGTTTGGGAAGGAGAGCAGGTGTCTGATACTATGGAGGTTCTGAAGAAACATGACCTTGAACCATTGGCTTTAGGGCCTAAAGAAGGATTGGGATTGATCAACGGAACTCAGTTTATTCTTGCTCATGCGATCAAAGGACTTGAAAAATTTGAATATTTATTAGACCTTGCAGATATGACTGCAGCCATGAGTATTGAAGCTTACAGAGGTTCTGCCAGCCCTTTCAAAAAAGAACTTCACGAGATCAGACCATTTGAAGGCAGTAAAAAAGTAGCCGCAAGAATGCTTAAATTCTTAAAAGGATCAGAAAACCTGAAAGCTCACGAAGATTGTGAGAGAGTTCAGGATCCTTATTCTATGAGATGTGTACCACAGGTTCACGGAGCCAGCAGAAATGCTTTTGAACATCTCAGAAGTATGGCGGAAACGGAACTGAATTCCGTAACAGATAACCCGATTGTTCTAAGTGCTGAAGAATCTATTTCAGGAGGAAACTTCCACGGACAGCTGATGGCACTGCCTTTAGACTATGCTACATTAGCTGCAGCAGAATTGGGGAATATTTCTGACAGAAGAAGTTACTTATTATTAGAAGGAAAATATGGGCTCCCAAGATTATTAACGGAAAGCTCAGGATTAAATTCCGGATTTATGATCCCTCAGTATACTTCTGCAGCGTTGGTTACAGAAAATAAAACATTATGTTTCCCGGCATCGGCAGACTCTATTCCTACAAGTTTAGGCCAGGAAGATCATGTTTCTATGGGAAGTATCTCAGGAAGAAAATTCAATCAGGTTCTTGGAAATCTTGTGAATATTTTGTCTGTTGAGCTGATGTTTGCCGCTCAGGGTCTTGAGTTCAGAAGACCTGCCAAATGCTCGAAAATAATTGAAGAAAACTTCGCGATTCTTCGTTCTAGAGTAGCTAAGCTTGAAGATGACAGACTGATCGGTAAAGATATGCTCGCAATTGCTGAGTTAATTAATGAAAGAAAATTTATTGTAAACTAATATAAAATAAAACAAAGGCTTCTGAAAGGGAGCTTTTTACTTTGTAATAAAAATGGTTAGGCTTAAACCTTATAGGTTTCAAAAACCTATAAGGTTTGATTCTATCCGCATTAATCTTTAAACCAAACAAAATGTATATAATCAGAACAGATTCTGCCAATACAGATTTTCAAACTCTTGTAAAATCCCTTGACGCCACTTTATCGGAACATAATGGTGAAAATGATGATTTCTTTGCTCAATTCAATAAAATTGATACCATCAAAAACTGTATTGTAGCCTACATTGATAATATTCCGGCAGCCTGCGGTGCATTTAAACCGCTTTCGGAAGATACCGTAGAGATTAAAAGAATGTTTACCAATCCGGAATTCAGAAAAAAAGGACTTGGCTCTGCTGTTGTAAAAGAACTTGAAAACTGGGCTGCAGAACTGAATTTTAAAAAAGCAGTCCTGGAAACCTCCAGGGATCTTAAAAATGCAATTTCAGTATACGAAAAAAGCGGATTTAACAGAATACCCAATTATGGACAATATATTGGCGTTGAGCAGAGTGTCTGCTATGAAAAAGTACTGTAATTTAATATTCCTGTAATGCTAAATTCACTCTTTTTAAGTTTTTAATTCCCGTTAAAGTGTTATATTGTGGCTCCAACCAAAATTATAACATATGAAAAAAACTGTATTCCTACTGGCAATATTTTTTGGCCTAAACTCGTGTACCAGAGAAGAACTTCAGAATGAAAATGTAAAAACAGAAATGGCTCAGAAAGATCCTTTGACTGCAAAACAGATCAATGAAAGGATCAACCAGGCTATAAAAAAAGATGGTACTTTTAACTGGAAGAATGAATCCGATCATTTTGTATGGAGTGCTGCTTTCCGTGGAAACAAAATGGTTTCCATCGGTTTCGGAGTTTCAAAGGATGATTTTGACAGAAGTAAATCTCCAAACAGCAGTGATATGGAGAAAGAAGTTCTTTCTGTGATCAGAAAATATGAAGGAAAAGACGAAAGAAATTTTCTTCTCCTTTCAGATCAATATCTGAATCAGATGGATGTTGTCATTGAAAACGAGGAAACTATCACGGCTCTCCGGCAAATGAAAACAATCCGATATGTAGAACCGGCAGATTATCATTATTTTGAATTTGAAGCTCAATATAATACTGCTGCAAAGTCTTCCGGAAGTGGTTCTTCCGGATGTGGTTTTTCTTCTGCAACATTGAGTACAGCAGATTATACCTCAACAACGCCTGGCGCAAAAATTCCATGGGCTTTCACCAAACACAGTATTCCTGAAGCCTGGAGCTACAGCACAGGAGCTGGGGTGACTATCGGACTTATCGACACAGGAGTTTCTCCGGAACAGACTTTACTGGGCAGCAGCTTTAACAACGGAGCTTCTTCAGGAAGAACAATCAGTAAATACGGGGTGTATAATTCAGACGGTTCTGGAGATCAGTGCGGTCATGGAACCAAAATGGCTTCTGTAATGGCAGCTCCCAGAAATAATGCAGGATTACCGGTGGGGGTGGCTTATAACGCCAATCTTATTGCATACAGGGCAGCAGAAAATGTTGTTCTGGAAACTTCCAGCGAGCAGACGGCAGTAAAAACGGCTTTCACAGAATTAGGTAATAATACCAATGTGAAGATCATTTCTATGTCGATGGGGCATATTTTTTCCGTTGGAAAAATTGAAGATGGAGTTAAGTATGCGTATTCAAAAGGAAAACTGATTTTCTGTGCGGGAGGAACTTCTACCAGCTTCACTAATTTTGTGGGTGTAATTTTCCCTGCATCTATGCCGGAAACACAAGCCATTACAGGCGTAAAAGAAAATACTTCCAATCAGAGATGTGATGTCTGCCATTCAGGAAGCCAGATCGATTTTACCTTCCAGATGGAAAGGTCTTCAGGAAATACCGTTCCGGTGCTTAGCTATTACAACGGGCAGGCAGATTATGTGGGCGGTTCTTCCGTGGCAACGGCAGCAACAGCAGGAATTGCGGCATTGGTTTGGGCTAAAAATCCGTCATGGACAAGAGAGCAGGTACTTACTAAAATGAGACAGGCTTCCACCTATTATTCCAGTGTAAATTCAAGCTATGGCTACGGAAACATCAATGCTTTAAAAGCTGTACAATAAAAAAACAGTCATAAAAAAA belongs to Chryseobacterium gleum and includes:
- a CDS encoding GNAT family N-acetyltransferase translates to MYIIRTDSANTDFQTLVKSLDATLSEHNGENDDFFAQFNKIDTIKNCIVAYIDNIPAACGAFKPLSEDTVEIKRMFTNPEFRKKGLGSAVVKELENWAAELNFKKAVLETSRDLKNAISVYEKSGFNRIPNYGQYIGVEQSVCYEKVL
- the hutH gene encoding histidine ammonia-lyase, with the translated sequence MIYGVDVFTFHDVLEICKKPNKAKLNKAAKEQILKSQKNVQKIVESDRCVYGINTGFGPLCDTKISADETAQLQYNLIISHAVGVGKPIDKELSKIMMIAKVHALSKGFSGVSLEVIERMILMLEKDIIPVVPEQGSVGASGDLAPLAHLVLPLLGLGQVWEGEQVSDTMEVLKKHDLEPLALGPKEGLGLINGTQFILAHAIKGLEKFEYLLDLADMTAAMSIEAYRGSASPFKKELHEIRPFEGSKKVAARMLKFLKGSENLKAHEDCERVQDPYSMRCVPQVHGASRNAFEHLRSMAETELNSVTDNPIVLSAEESISGGNFHGQLMALPLDYATLAAAELGNISDRRSYLLLEGKYGLPRLLTESSGLNSGFMIPQYTSAALVTENKTLCFPASADSIPTSLGQEDHVSMGSISGRKFNQVLGNLVNILSVELMFAAQGLEFRRPAKCSKIIEENFAILRSRVAKLEDDRLIGKDMLAIAELINERKFIVN
- a CDS encoding S8 family peptidase, whose amino-acid sequence is MKKTVFLLAIFFGLNSCTREELQNENVKTEMAQKDPLTAKQINERINQAIKKDGTFNWKNESDHFVWSAAFRGNKMVSIGFGVSKDDFDRSKSPNSSDMEKEVLSVIRKYEGKDERNFLLLSDQYLNQMDVVIENEETITALRQMKTIRYVEPADYHYFEFEAQYNTAAKSSGSGSSGCGFSSATLSTADYTSTTPGAKIPWAFTKHSIPEAWSYSTGAGVTIGLIDTGVSPEQTLLGSSFNNGASSGRTISKYGVYNSDGSGDQCGHGTKMASVMAAPRNNAGLPVGVAYNANLIAYRAAENVVLETSSEQTAVKTAFTELGNNTNVKIISMSMGHIFSVGKIEDGVKYAYSKGKLIFCAGGTSTSFTNFVGVIFPASMPETQAITGVKENTSNQRCDVCHSGSQIDFTFQMERSSGNTVPVLSYYNGQADYVGGSSVATAATAGIAALVWAKNPSWTREQVLTKMRQASTYYSSVNSSYGYGNINALKAVQ
- the uvrC gene encoding excinuclease ABC subunit UvrC, with the translated sequence MNPSLELQLKTLPSEPGVYRYYDKNEQLLYVGKAKNLKKRVLSYFNKNLSGYRIKIMVSKIQRLETTIVNSEYDALLLENNLIKEHQPFYNVMLKDDKTYPWICIKNEDFPRIFLTRNVIKDGSEYYGPYAKVRPAKILLDTIKHIYKLRTCNLNLSPAKIAEGKYKVCLEYHIKNCEGPCEDVESKEDYDEKIDAIRGIIKGDFRKAKEYLVNQMMKLASNLKFEEAQIIKERLDILEDYQAKNTVVNPNIDDVDVFGMTSDETAAYVNFFKIRNGNIIQSFTTEIKKILEETDEDIMEEALIEIRQKFSSDSKEVLLPFHLSVEIPNVKLIVPKVGDKKRIVELSEKNAKEYRLEKLKQVQIVDPERHTNRIMAEMQKLLRMPVEPRHIEGFDNSNIQGTNPVSACVVFKDGRPSKADYRIFHPKTVEGPNDFATMEEVIYRRYKRMLDEGENLPQLILIDGGKGQLSSAVKSLRLLGLYGKITIVGIAKRLEEIFFPEDPIPLYLDKKSETLKILQRVRDEAHRFGVKHHRTRRKNSTIKSELEEIPGVGEKTIELLLSKLKSVKRIKEANLETLEEILGKSKAKVIWEFFNAN